A stretch of Lathyrus oleraceus cultivar Zhongwan6 chromosome 6, CAAS_Psat_ZW6_1.0, whole genome shotgun sequence DNA encodes these proteins:
- the LOC127098594 gene encoding isoliquiritigenin 2'-O-methyltransferase translates to MGDSNLTNQFSVASGIETEDSDCLSAMVLTTNLVYPAVLNAAIDLNLFEIISNATPPGAFISPSQIASQLPSSNQHSDLSNRLDRMLRLLTSYSLLTSSTRTAEDGSIERVYGLTSVGKYLVPDESRGYLASFTTFLCYPALLQVWMNFKEAVVDEDIDLFKKIHGVTKYEYMGEDKKMNKVFNKSMVDVCATEMKRMLEIYSGLEGISTLVDVGGGSGQNLKMIISKYPSIRGINFDLPQVIENAAPIPGIEHVGGDMFESVPEGDAIILKAVCHNWSDEKCIQFLSKCQKALSANGKVIVVEFILPEEPTSTQESKLVSTIDNLMFITVGGRERTEKQYHKLGKLSGFSKVQVACRAFSCLGVIEFYK, encoded by the exons ATGGGAGATTCCAACCTTACAAACCAATTTAGTGTTGCCTCTGGCATAGAAACAGAAGACAGTGATTGTCTTTCCGCAATGGTACTTACGACCAATCTTGTTTATCCAGCTGTGTTGAATGCTGCTATTGATCTCAATCTATTTGAGATTATTTCTAACGCAACACCCCCCGGCGCTTTCATCTCCCCATCACAGATTGCTTCTCAATTGCCATCCTCAAACCAACATTCGGACTTGTCTAACAGGCTCGACCGAATGTTGCGTTTGCTCACTAGTTATTCCCTTCTCACTTCTTCTACTCGGACTGCCGAGGACGGCAGTATCGAGAGAGTTTACGGACTCACGTCGGTCGGTAAATACCTTGTCCCCGACGAAAGTAGAGGCTACCTGGCTTCATTCACTACATTTCTATGTTATCCGGCATTGTTACAAGTTTG GATGAATTTTAAGGAAGCAGTGGTTGATGAGGACATTGATTTGTTCAAGAAAATTCATGGAGTGACAAAGTATGAATATATGGGAGAAGATAAGAAAATGAACAAAGTGTTTAACAAGTCAATGGTTGACGTTTGTGCAACAGAGATGAAAAGAATGCTTGAAATATACAGTGGATTGGAGGGAATATCAACACTGGTTGATGTTGGAGGTGGAAGTGGACAAAATCTGAAAATGATAATATCCAAATATCCATCCATAAGGGGAATCAACTTTGATCTTCCACAGGTTATTGAAAATGCAGCACCAATTCCAGGTATCGAACATGTTGGAGGAGACATGTTTGAAAGTGTTCCAGAGGGTGATGCCATCATACTAAAGGCAGTGTGTCATAATTGGTCAGATGAAAAATGCATACAATTTTTAAGCAAATGTCAGAAAGCATTGTCAGCAAATGGAAAAGTGATTGTTGTGGAATTCATATTGCCAGAAGAACCAACCTCAACTCAAGAATCAAAACTTGTTTCGACTATTGACAATCTCATGTTTATCACTGTTGGTGGAAGGGAAAGAACTGAGAAACAGTATCACAAATTGGGAAAACTCTCTGGATTTTCCAAAGTCCAAGTTGCATGCCGTGCTTTCTCTTGCTTAGGAGTCATTGAGTTTTATAAATAA